The Candidatus Dormiibacterota bacterium genome window below encodes:
- the wecB gene encoding UDP-N-acetylglucosamine 2-epimerase (non-hydrolyzing) — MNVVTVIGARPQFIKAAVMSAHLRTRAREITVHTGQHYDAQMSQVFFDELAMPEPDYHLGVGSGGHGEQTGEMLKRLEPILQQERPDMVLVYGDTNSTLAGALAASKLQIPIAHIEAGLRSFDRSMPEEINRVVTDHLSTLHFAPNQRAKAQLESEGIQGADVTGDLMIDLLRLTLPTLRAGNTVISNLRLLPKEYAVVTIHRASNTDDEARFSRIVKGLRAIGIPVVFPVHPRSRGLAERYGLGIPNGTIHMCAPLSYRGMLSVMRDAKVILTDSGGIQKEAHALAVPCVTLRETTEWTETLINGWNVLAGDDPAAIRAAALRPSPSVPPAPYFGQGYAAQQIGDIVLRRRPSARAAQELFV, encoded by the coding sequence ATGAACGTCGTGACGGTTATCGGGGCCCGCCCGCAGTTCATCAAAGCTGCCGTGATGTCGGCTCACCTACGGACCCGCGCGCGCGAGATCACGGTTCATACCGGGCAGCATTACGACGCTCAAATGTCACAGGTATTCTTCGATGAGTTGGCGATGCCGGAGCCGGACTATCATCTCGGTGTCGGCTCCGGCGGGCACGGGGAGCAGACGGGCGAGATGCTCAAACGGCTCGAGCCGATTCTGCAACAGGAACGTCCCGACATGGTGCTGGTATACGGCGATACCAATAGCACGCTCGCGGGAGCTCTTGCCGCCAGTAAGCTGCAGATTCCGATCGCCCATATCGAGGCCGGGCTCCGATCGTTCGACCGATCGATGCCCGAAGAAATCAATCGCGTTGTAACCGATCATCTTTCAACGTTGCATTTCGCTCCGAATCAGCGAGCCAAAGCGCAACTCGAATCCGAAGGCATACAAGGCGCGGACGTCACCGGCGATCTGATGATCGATCTGCTGCGATTGACGCTTCCAACGCTACGGGCCGGCAATACGGTGATTTCCAACTTACGGCTCCTGCCCAAAGAGTACGCGGTCGTAACGATCCATCGGGCCTCGAACACCGATGACGAGGCCCGGTTTTCTCGCATCGTCAAGGGCTTGCGGGCGATTGGAATACCGGTCGTCTTTCCCGTCCACCCGCGCAGCCGAGGCCTCGCCGAGCGTTACGGCTTGGGCATACCGAACGGTACGATCCATATGTGCGCTCCGCTATCGTATCGCGGAATGCTTTCCGTCATGCGCGATGCCAAAGTGATTCTCACCGATTCGGGCGGAATCCAAAAGGAGGCACATGCCTTGGCCGTGCCGTGCGTAACCTTGCGCGAGACGACCGAATGGACCGAAACGCTCATTAACGGCTGGAACGTCCTTGCGGGCGACGACCCCGCGGCGATCCGGGCCGCCGCGCTTCGCCCGTCGCCTAGCGTACCCCCGGCGCCCTATTTTGGCCAGGGTTACGCCGCGCAACAGATCGGCGACATCGTGCTTCGCAGACGGCCAAGCGCGCGAGCGGCCCAGGAGCTCTTCGTATGA
- a CDS encoding GNAT family N-acetyltransferase yields the protein MDQRISVVGIQPARTGDWEDAQRASPPATFFATTSWAAACAAAFPGLLSSPVRVRFSDGMECILPLMRSRSRLRLNEYAGMPLGSYTALLPVTGGELVPAHYESLVRALGSIGDRVALTLWPLDPGLPPAGDPCFSTAAVDLTAGFEAVIAGWDGRARRMAGQAFRRGVRCEIDRSSDAVGAYYALLCDASERWGLDKPAIPAALFEALHGSSDVEFWFAKLDNQVIAGGVMLYGRSEAFFFSAAMRAEFGTMRPSNALNSAMMQQACARGVRWYNLGASEGLPGVERFKRGLGARLIAYGTHRSQSARSALVERAKQLLRVRAS from the coding sequence GTGGACCAACGGATTTCTGTTGTGGGTATTCAGCCCGCACGTACCGGCGACTGGGAAGACGCGCAGCGCGCCTCTCCTCCGGCGACGTTCTTTGCGACCACCTCGTGGGCTGCCGCCTGTGCGGCTGCCTTTCCGGGGCTTCTCAGTTCGCCCGTGCGCGTGCGCTTTTCGGACGGAATGGAATGCATTCTCCCGTTAATGCGCTCGCGGTCGCGCCTGCGGCTTAACGAATACGCGGGCATGCCGCTGGGTTCGTACACTGCATTATTACCCGTGACCGGCGGCGAACTCGTACCGGCGCACTACGAATCGCTGGTTCGCGCACTCGGTTCGATCGGCGACAGAGTGGCGCTGACGCTGTGGCCGCTGGACCCGGGGCTTCCCCCGGCCGGCGATCCATGCTTTTCCACGGCCGCCGTCGATTTGACCGCCGGGTTCGAAGCGGTCATTGCCGGATGGGACGGCCGGGCTCGCCGCATGGCGGGGCAAGCGTTTCGGCGCGGCGTGAGGTGTGAAATCGATCGTTCCAGCGATGCCGTCGGCGCGTACTACGCGCTGCTGTGCGATGCCAGCGAGCGATGGGGATTGGATAAGCCCGCCATTCCGGCCGCGTTATTCGAAGCTTTGCACGGGTCGTCTGATGTTGAGTTCTGGTTCGCGAAGCTCGACAATCAAGTGATTGCCGGCGGCGTGATGCTGTACGGACGCTCGGAAGCGTTTTTCTTTTCGGCTGCGATGCGCGCCGAATTCGGCACGATGCGTCCCAGCAATGCGCTCAACTCCGCCATGATGCAGCAGGCCTGCGCGCGCGGTGTTCGCTGGTATAACCTTGGTGCCAGCGAAGGGCTCCCGGGCGTCGAGCGCTTCAAACGTGGGCTCGGGGCGCGCCTGATCGCATATGGGACGCATCGATCCCAGTCTGCGCGCTCGGCCTTGGTGGAGCGTGCGAAGCAGCTTCTGCGAGTTCGAGCCTCATGA
- a CDS encoding DegT/DnrJ/EryC1/StrS family aminotransferase, giving the protein MFTGTAPKDSPTAIPFFRPSISESDIARVAECLRNGWLTSGSRVALLESTFAEMAGVEHAIAVNSCTAGILLGLIALGVGPGDEVILPSLSFVAAANCVIQLGATPVFCDVSPETLSCSAATIEPHISASTKALVVMQYAGAPIGIAEICALAKRHGIAMLEDAALSVGMQDRGSWAGVHSDGAAYSFYATKNVTSAEGGIFVTQREDVAQRVRSHALHGLSRDAWNRHQTTRPWQYDVETIGHKANLADPLAALVLSQLGRLEEFQARRDRLARLYNQLFERVDGIEPVSPALGPADRHSWCFYAVRIDPERTGYTRDDAIEYLRARGIGTSVHYIPTHRFSAYAAFAGADVPVTERAFPQLLSLPLFPDMSTAQAEHVALTLKKTTAVARLAGKRVRI; this is encoded by the coding sequence ATGTTCACCGGCACGGCCCCTAAAGATTCGCCGACGGCGATACCCTTCTTCCGGCCCTCGATTAGCGAGAGCGATATTGCGCGCGTTGCCGAGTGCCTGCGTAACGGCTGGCTCACGAGCGGGTCGCGGGTAGCGCTCCTCGAGAGCACCTTTGCCGAAATGGCCGGCGTTGAGCACGCGATCGCCGTTAACAGCTGCACCGCGGGAATACTCCTGGGCCTTATCGCCCTCGGCGTCGGCCCCGGTGACGAGGTGATTCTACCGTCCCTCTCGTTCGTTGCCGCGGCGAATTGCGTGATTCAGCTTGGAGCGACTCCGGTTTTCTGTGATGTTTCGCCGGAGACGCTTTCCTGCAGCGCCGCCACGATCGAACCGCATATTTCTGCTTCGACCAAAGCGCTGGTCGTGATGCAGTATGCCGGGGCACCGATCGGCATCGCGGAGATATGCGCCCTCGCAAAACGCCACGGCATCGCCATGTTGGAAGACGCAGCTCTCAGCGTCGGGATGCAAGATCGCGGTAGCTGGGCCGGCGTACATTCGGATGGCGCGGCCTACAGCTTTTATGCGACCAAAAATGTCACCTCGGCGGAGGGCGGGATATTCGTAACGCAGCGAGAGGACGTCGCGCAACGGGTGCGCAGCCACGCGTTGCACGGCCTATCGCGAGATGCGTGGAATCGCCACCAGACGACTCGGCCCTGGCAATACGACGTCGAAACGATCGGGCACAAAGCCAACCTGGCGGATCCTCTGGCGGCGCTGGTCCTCTCGCAGCTCGGGCGCCTAGAAGAATTCCAGGCACGGCGCGATCGGCTCGCGCGCCTCTACAACCAGCTCTTCGAGCGGGTCGACGGGATTGAACCCGTTTCCCCCGCGCTGGGTCCCGCAGACCGTCACAGTTGGTGCTTCTACGCCGTGCGGATCGATCCGGAAAGGACCGGCTACACGCGGGATGACGCCATCGAATATCTGCGCGCGCGCGGCATCGGCACGAGCGTTCATTATATCCCCACGCACCGGTTCAGCGCTTATGCGGCGTTCGCCGGCGCCGACGTGCCGGTTACCGAGCGTGCCTTCCCGCAGCTGCTCTCGCTACCGCTATTTCCCGACATGAGTACGGCCCAGGCCGAGCACGTTGCCCTCACGCTAAAGAAGACGACTGCAGTCGCTCGCCTGGCCGGAAAGCGGGTAAGAATTTAA
- a CDS encoding O-antigen ligase family protein encodes MMLGVRRQWALPDKPATLVGLGVAGFALVLCWILLGGSKHSYAAAVALAVFPFCCYLAAYRPMIFPFGLFALLLPFDNLLDFSTFGTLTKLIAGVSAICVFLWTVRERRFIAPPHALFVWIAFLGWAAATSFWALNVTDAIPMLVTYVLLIGLFGVMSVVEISQQDLWFVFAAVVGGGLIAAIYGAYYYHTHAVGLQAGDLARLFVRVGENRSIDPNHFANGLLLPLALVLTMFWSAKHLLLKAGYCVVIVTILAAMYFAASRGAFVGVAAMFAFFLFYGRHRLQTVVTATLAALVGVASGSSIVQRFAVAGSSEGAGRLSLWRVGYHAFTKRWLSGWGVGNYQNAYDASYLSVYQDHPNPWHFNAHDLIVYSSVEFGIIGLILVLAGFVSAFLIVRSIGKDHPLFDFRIAVQGAIIAMFIVSLTVDVLWYKYLWMAFIAAALVRSAGRRHVHRHGP; translated from the coding sequence ATGATGCTCGGAGTTCGTCGCCAATGGGCGCTCCCCGACAAACCCGCGACCCTCGTTGGGTTGGGGGTAGCGGGCTTCGCATTGGTTCTGTGCTGGATACTCCTGGGCGGCTCGAAACACTCGTATGCGGCCGCTGTCGCCCTCGCAGTCTTCCCCTTCTGCTGTTATCTCGCGGCGTATCGTCCGATGATCTTCCCGTTTGGTTTGTTCGCGCTGCTCTTACCGTTTGACAATCTTTTGGACTTTTCCACCTTTGGAACGCTTACCAAGCTCATTGCCGGCGTCTCGGCGATTTGCGTCTTTTTGTGGACGGTGCGCGAGCGCCGTTTTATCGCGCCGCCTCACGCCCTTTTCGTATGGATCGCCTTCTTGGGGTGGGCGGCAGCGACGAGCTTCTGGGCCCTGAACGTGACCGACGCAATACCGATGCTCGTAACCTATGTGTTACTGATCGGTCTTTTTGGGGTGATGTCCGTCGTAGAGATATCGCAACAGGACCTCTGGTTCGTTTTCGCTGCGGTTGTGGGCGGCGGGCTCATAGCCGCGATTTACGGAGCTTATTACTATCATACCCATGCCGTGGGTCTTCAGGCGGGTGATCTGGCGCGACTCTTTGTCCGGGTCGGCGAAAACCGCTCCATCGATCCCAACCACTTCGCAAATGGGCTGCTGCTCCCGCTAGCGCTCGTTCTCACGATGTTTTGGTCGGCAAAACATCTTCTTCTAAAGGCCGGATACTGCGTGGTGATCGTGACCATCCTTGCGGCAATGTATTTTGCCGCATCGCGAGGCGCGTTTGTGGGCGTGGCAGCCATGTTCGCGTTCTTCCTATTCTACGGGCGCCACCGGCTACAAACGGTCGTGACCGCAACGCTGGCCGCCCTCGTCGGCGTCGCCTCGGGGAGTAGTATCGTTCAACGCTTCGCGGTGGCCGGGTCCTCCGAGGGTGCCGGGCGCCTTTCATTGTGGCGAGTCGGCTATCACGCGTTCACAAAACGCTGGCTTTCGGGCTGGGGAGTGGGCAATTACCAAAACGCCTACGACGCCTCTTATCTTTCGGTCTATCAGGATCATCCGAACCCTTGGCATTTTAACGCTCACGATCTCATCGTTTACAGCAGCGTGGAATTCGGAATCATCGGCCTCATCTTAGTGTTGGCCGGGTTTGTGTCCGCATTTCTCATCGTCCGATCCATTGGGAAGGACCACCCGTTGTTCGATTTTCGGATTGCGGTTCAAGGGGCGATCATTGCCATGTTTATCGTGTCGCTGACGGTGGACGTCCTCTGGTACAAATACCTCTGGATGGCCTTTATCGCGGCGGCGCTCGTACGTTCCGCGGGGAGGCGCCATGTTCACCGGCACGGCCCCTAA
- a CDS encoding Gfo/Idh/MocA family oxidoreductase, with protein MMTAYAPRIGVIGAGYWGLQLIRNCSELGVLVAVCDASAGRLEAVTAQYPQCAVYQHLEALWHAPLDAVVIATPAETHAELTHAAISHGKHVLVEKPLALRVEDGIAMVEHAREAGVQLCVGHQLLYHPAFIALREAVRAGEIGDIRHIRSQRCSLGKLRSRESVWWSFAPHDLAVILSLYEDEPLAVAASHSKVRGNRAADIAYADFVFPHGRSAHVTASWFDDRKLQITQVFGSRGIATFADSRQGATVTISDIAIGTDGYGEPTIERLGERLVPYQPSEPLENELRAFIHAIVHATPALSSGRHGLAVLRALSMADCAATTTEPIERMEYQLQ; from the coding sequence ATGATGACGGCGTACGCTCCGCGCATCGGCGTCATCGGAGCCGGCTACTGGGGATTACAGCTCATTCGCAATTGCTCGGAGCTCGGCGTGCTGGTTGCAGTATGCGACGCCAGTGCCGGACGGCTGGAGGCCGTTACCGCGCAGTATCCGCAGTGCGCGGTCTATCAACACCTCGAAGCCCTCTGGCACGCCCCGCTGGATGCGGTCGTCATCGCTACCCCAGCCGAAACGCACGCGGAGCTAACGCACGCAGCCATCTCGCATGGGAAACACGTCCTAGTTGAGAAGCCGCTCGCGCTTCGGGTCGAGGACGGTATCGCGATGGTAGAGCACGCGCGCGAAGCCGGAGTCCAGCTCTGCGTCGGCCACCAGCTCCTGTATCACCCCGCATTTATCGCCTTACGCGAAGCCGTTCGCGCGGGCGAGATCGGCGATATCCGGCATATCCGATCGCAGCGTTGCAGCCTTGGAAAATTGCGAAGCCGTGAGAGCGTCTGGTGGAGCTTCGCTCCGCACGACTTGGCGGTCATCCTGTCCTTATACGAGGACGAACCGCTCGCCGTAGCCGCCAGCCACAGCAAAGTGCGAGGCAATCGCGCGGCCGATATCGCATACGCGGACTTCGTCTTTCCGCACGGGCGGTCGGCGCACGTTACGGCAAGTTGGTTCGACGACCGCAAACTGCAAATCACGCAGGTGTTCGGCTCCCGCGGCATCGCGACGTTCGCCGACAGCCGTCAGGGCGCAACGGTGACGATTAGCGACATCGCCATCGGCACCGATGGCTACGGGGAACCGACCATCGAGCGCCTGGGCGAACGCCTCGTGCCATATCAGCCTAGCGAGCCGCTCGAGAACGAACTTCGAGCCTTCATCCACGCAATTGTCCACGCAACGCCGGCACTTTCGTCCGGGCGGCACGGCCTCGCCGTGCTAAGGGCGCTGAGCATGGCCGATTGCGCGGCCACTACAACCGAACCGATCGAACGAATGGAGTACCAACTTCAGTGA
- a CDS encoding fibronectin type III domain-containing protein, with amino-acid sequence MSTSALPPALAAGYAPMPMDKYTTGFKWVTTQTASEVPTLEDAGDYTDFYISSIRELPNYGGTEPAWSTVNLHEDAFQHTSDPATLTLVPSASAVTLNWKPDARGVTIGGYAIYRGTSATSLSHVATVAAGQTSYKVTGLALGQKYFFSVQSIIGGASTPYSWAESAVASAPGTLNLDSPSYSLSAQPAPGHTVTLSVSVHGSSSGAHMVLQTEVAPTTTTKPVSTSMSLGSSNVYHGAVTVSIPSGFYGGIAYRVVDTTSGVSLPAAGQSYYVTSPNNRLHFGRYANNYLMNPASPAWQKLLASYITSVAQSGKYKGALLDDTDEYFVQTRPDAFPYGYSDQQYLSGVAAQYVALRAAVPSTIQISANGFSNPSVAAALAPHVNGVEVEEFAYDVSSWHYAPTSYWISTMNNVYNIAQNDHLKARVLSDGSTDAGVRSYIFGSYLLVCSPNTYYDLETSLGMGQTFPELAAPLGSPSQTFSNISAAWVAAHGAYERHFANGWVIVNPSQSASTATIAVPAGYSRLVINGGSLEQGGTTSLQTVSSVKLGPDQAAIFVGKSSTAPTATPTPAVTASTTPGASPTPATSSSANLFKPISQGTSYTSSVFTLAAGNPSGLMMSSSPSGISGGVGITVPAGATITHGWLTAAGVLSKTSWPSGTYTIHYAIDGANTALTLSKVEVLRVSSTGSSVLSVVGSQSASQVLKAATYTYSIPGAGQPSTATNNLLGVRFTVRNASTSPQKFYFQVGPSGTATVQAPW; translated from the coding sequence GTGTCGACGTCGGCCCTGCCCCCGGCACTCGCCGCCGGATACGCTCCGATGCCGATGGACAAATATACGACCGGCTTTAAATGGGTGACGACGCAGACAGCTTCCGAGGTTCCTACGCTTGAGGATGCGGGCGATTACACCGATTTCTACATATCGTCCATCCGCGAGCTTCCAAATTATGGCGGCACCGAGCCCGCATGGAGCACCGTGAATCTCCATGAGGATGCTTTTCAACATACGTCGGATCCGGCTACGCTAACGCTCGTGCCGTCCGCTTCCGCTGTGACGCTGAATTGGAAGCCCGATGCACGCGGCGTGACGATCGGTGGATATGCGATATATAGGGGCACATCCGCAACATCGCTCTCTCATGTCGCGACCGTCGCAGCCGGGCAAACATCGTATAAGGTAACCGGCCTGGCGCTTGGGCAGAAGTACTTCTTTAGCGTTCAAAGCATCATCGGCGGCGCGTCGACCCCCTATTCGTGGGCGGAATCGGCAGTAGCCTCGGCGCCAGGCACGCTGAACCTCGATTCACCGAGCTACTCGCTCTCAGCTCAGCCCGCTCCGGGACACACGGTGACGTTGAGCGTTTCGGTGCATGGCAGCTCGAGCGGCGCGCACATGGTCTTGCAGACCGAAGTCGCGCCGACCACGACAACGAAGCCCGTATCGACGTCGATGTCGCTCGGCTCATCGAACGTTTACCACGGGGCGGTTACCGTGAGCATTCCTAGCGGATTCTACGGCGGCATCGCCTATCGAGTGGTGGATACTACGAGCGGCGTGTCCTTACCGGCCGCCGGCCAATCCTATTATGTAACATCCCCTAACAACCGTCTGCACTTCGGCCGCTATGCAAATAACTATCTGATGAATCCCGCCTCGCCGGCATGGCAGAAGCTGCTGGCTTCCTACATCACTTCAGTAGCCCAATCCGGTAAATATAAAGGCGCCCTCCTCGACGATACCGACGAGTATTTCGTCCAGACCCGCCCCGACGCGTTTCCGTACGGCTATTCGGACCAGCAGTATCTCTCCGGTGTCGCGGCACAATACGTCGCTTTACGTGCGGCCGTTCCGAGCACCATTCAGATCTCTGCAAACGGTTTTTCCAACCCCTCCGTCGCTGCCGCTTTGGCGCCGCACGTCAATGGTGTGGAAGTGGAAGAATTCGCCTACGACGTTAGCAGCTGGCACTATGCGCCGACGTCGTACTGGATCAGTACGATGAATAACGTCTATAACATCGCGCAGAACGATCATCTAAAAGCGCGCGTTCTCTCCGACGGGTCGACCGACGCGGGAGTCCGGTCGTACATCTTCGGCTCGTACCTCTTGGTGTGCAGTCCTAACACCTACTACGATCTCGAAACGTCGCTGGGCATGGGGCAAACATTCCCCGAACTTGCAGCGCCCCTGGGCAGCCCCTCGCAGACCTTCAGCAACATCAGCGCCGCGTGGGTCGCGGCCCACGGTGCCTACGAGCGGCACTTTGCCAATGGTTGGGTGATCGTCAATCCGAGCCAGTCGGCATCGACCGCAACGATCGCGGTACCGGCGGGATACAGCCGTTTGGTGATCAATGGCGGCTCCCTGGAGCAAGGCGGCACGACGTCCTTGCAGACGGTTTCAAGCGTCAAGCTCGGTCCGGATCAAGCGGCGATCTTCGTCGGAAAATCCAGTACGGCGCCTACGGCTACACCTACGCCTGCCGTAACGGCAAGCACTACACCGGGAGCGTCACCTACGCCTGCGACAAGCTCCTCGGCGAATCTATTTAAGCCGATCTCACAGGGCACATCGTATACGAGCAGCGTGTTCACATTAGCCGCCGGCAATCCGTCGGGCCTGATGATGAGCAGTAGCCCAAGCGGGATCTCCGGAGGCGTAGGAATCACCGTCCCGGCGGGTGCGACGATCACCCACGGCTGGCTCACCGCTGCGGGCGTCCTATCCAAAACGTCCTGGCCATCGGGCACCTATACGATTCACTACGCGATTGACGGAGCGAACACTGCGCTGACCCTCTCCAAAGTGGAAGTACTGCGCGTCAGTTCCACGGGTTCGTCCGTCCTTTCGGTGGTGGGTTCTCAAAGCGCGTCGCAGGTGCTCAAAGCCGCAACCTACACCTACAGTATTCCCGGAGCGGGACAACCGTCGACCGCTACCAACAATCTGTTAGGAGTACGCTTTACGGTAAGAAACGCAAGCACCAGCCCGCAGAAGTTTTACTTCCAGGTGGGCCCGAGCGGAACGGCGACGGTGCAAGCGCCGTGGTAA
- a CDS encoding DegT/DnrJ/EryC1/StrS family aminotransferase, translating into MTTLPIVDLTTQYEILAAEIDAAVKGVFGSGHYIMGPNVAAFEREIAQYIGTPFAIAVNSGTDALHLALRSLGIGPGDEVITTPFTFAATSEAIGIVGATPVFVDIDPETYNLDPSKIEAAITRKTRAILPVHLYGRPAPMVPIMEIARKAQLFVVEDCAQAIGARVGGRQVGTFGDFGCFSFFPSKNLGCYGDGGLLTTASEDLAEQARMLRVHGSKIKYSHSSLGINSRLDEVQAAILRVKLRHLDGWNLARRAAASRYDVLLAEVPGVKIPTPDGDGQHSVFHQYTVRVDDRATVQSSLAKAQIQSMVYYPIPLHLQQVHADLGYTLGSMPHSERAAQEVLSLPIFPELSSADQVRVAIALQDALAILDPA; encoded by the coding sequence ATGACGACGCTACCGATCGTCGATCTTACCACCCAATACGAGATCCTCGCTGCCGAGATCGACGCGGCGGTTAAGGGCGTCTTTGGAAGCGGCCATTACATCATGGGCCCCAACGTCGCGGCATTCGAGCGCGAAATAGCCCAGTACATCGGTACGCCCTTCGCCATAGCCGTCAATTCCGGAACGGACGCGTTGCATCTGGCTCTACGAAGCCTCGGAATCGGCCCCGGCGACGAAGTGATCACCACGCCGTTCACGTTCGCCGCCACGAGCGAAGCGATTGGAATCGTCGGGGCGACGCCGGTCTTCGTCGATATCGATCCGGAGACGTATAATCTCGATCCCTCAAAGATCGAAGCCGCCATAACGCGTAAGACTCGGGCGATTCTGCCGGTCCATCTCTACGGCCGGCCGGCACCGATGGTTCCTATTATGGAGATCGCGCGCAAGGCACAGCTCTTCGTCGTAGAGGATTGCGCCCAGGCCATTGGTGCCCGCGTCGGCGGCCGCCAAGTCGGCACCTTCGGCGATTTCGGTTGCTTCAGCTTCTTCCCGTCAAAGAATCTGGGCTGCTATGGCGACGGCGGGTTGCTAACAACTGCATCCGAAGATCTAGCGGAGCAAGCGCGGATGCTACGCGTACACGGTAGCAAAATCAAATACTCACATAGTAGCCTAGGAATCAACAGCAGGCTCGATGAGGTGCAGGCCGCCATTTTGCGCGTGAAATTGCGGCACCTGGACGGATGGAACCTGGCGCGCCGCGCCGCCGCGTCGCGTTACGACGTGCTATTAGCGGAAGTCCCCGGGGTGAAAATCCCGACGCCCGACGGCGACGGCCAACACAGCGTGTTTCATCAATACACCGTCCGCGTAGATGACCGCGCTACCGTACAGTCAAGTCTGGCGAAGGCGCAGATTCAGAGCATGGTTTACTACCCTATTCCGTTGCATCTGCAACAAGTCCACGCCGACCTCGGCTACACCCTGGGCTCGATGCCGCATTCCGAAAGAGCTGCGCAGGAGGTTCTGTCGCTCCCGATATTTCCGGAATTATCGAGCGCCGACCAAGTTCGCGTAGCGATCGCGCTGCAGGACGCGCTGGCGATATTGGATCCGGCATGA
- a CDS encoding acyltransferase — MSAIASQAGVFIHESAYVDEPATIGNGTKIWHFSHVMKNVQIGENCSFGQNVFVASNVRIGRNVKVQNNVSIYEGVVLEDDVFCGPSMVFTNVLTPRSGHPRNQSSDYSITRVRRGASIGANATIVCGHTIGAHAFIGAGAVVTSDIPDYAIALGCPARIVGYACECGLRLQFESGRARCPGCPREYERAGELVSGI; from the coding sequence ATGAGTGCTATAGCTTCACAAGCCGGCGTGTTTATTCACGAATCGGCCTACGTAGACGAGCCGGCGACGATTGGAAACGGCACCAAAATCTGGCATTTTTCGCACGTTATGAAAAACGTCCAGATCGGCGAAAACTGCAGTTTCGGGCAAAACGTCTTCGTAGCCTCGAACGTACGGATCGGCCGCAACGTTAAAGTCCAAAACAACGTGTCCATCTACGAAGGGGTCGTTCTGGAGGACGACGTGTTCTGCGGCCCCAGCATGGTCTTCACGAACGTGCTGACGCCGCGATCCGGCCACCCGCGCAATCAATCGTCCGATTATTCCATAACGCGCGTCCGACGCGGTGCGAGCATCGGCGCCAACGCGACGATCGTATGCGGCCATACCATCGGCGCGCATGCGTTTATCGGCGCCGGCGCCGTCGTCACGAGCGATATTCCCGATTATGCCATCGCCCTCGGATGCCCGGCCCGGATCGTCGGCTACGCGTGTGAATGCGGGCTGCGCCTGCAGTTTGAATCCGGGCGCGCGCGATGCCCGGGATGCCCCCGCGAGTACGAGCGAGCCGGGGAACTGGTGAGCGGGATATGA